In the Bactrocera tryoni isolate S06 unplaced genomic scaffold, CSIRO_BtryS06_freeze2 scaffold_11, whole genome shotgun sequence genome, one interval contains:
- the LOC120779720 gene encoding uncharacterized protein LOC120779720: MEISPVPIKKTKPSNRGRPAGKSTLITTSPYKKSLQISLEKASEKESLRKTNRRQDIDSNEPSSSKGIIKKLNFAKEKCTEPKKHQDNPSQPSTSKALMKSINSAREKCSGKRKKTNSSSSSDLDDNYRVRDESDGEILEFVNAGEKEDSKCLYFSTFYSEDRSGEIWVQCVSCKNWSHEECAGCEQDLFICDMCTQ, encoded by the exons ATGGAAATATCTCCGGTTCCTATAAAAAAAACGAAGCCTTCCAATCGTGGCAGGCCAGCAGGAAAGTCCACGTTAATAACAACTTCGCcttataaaaaatctttacaaATTTCGTTGGAGAAAGCATCGGAAAAAGAATCTCTGAGAAAAACCAACAGACGACAGGATATTGATTCGAATGAACCCAGCTCTTCCAAGGGaattatcaaaaaactaaattttgcaaaagaaaagtGTACAG AACCCAAAAAACACCAAGATAATCCTAGTCAACCCAGCACTTCCAAAGCACTTATGAAATCAATAAATTCAGCAAGAGAAAAATGTTCAG GAAAAAGGAAGAAAACAAATTCCTCATCCTCTTCGGACTTGGATGACAATTACAGAGTCCGGGACGAATCTGACGGtgaaattttagaatttgtAAACGCCGGTGAGAAAGAGGATTCGAAATGCCTATATTTCTCTACGTTTTATTCGGAAGATCGGTCTGGTGAAATATGGGTTCAATGTGTCTCTTGCAAAAATTGGAGCCATGAGGAATGTGCTGGTTGTGAACAAGATCTCTTTATATGCGACATGTGTACACAATAA